A window of Melospiza melodia melodia isolate bMelMel2 chromosome Z, bMelMel2.pri, whole genome shotgun sequence contains these coding sequences:
- the LOC134432057 gene encoding killer cell lectin-like receptor subfamily G member 1 isoform X2, which produces MDEGVMYADLRFPPTPASQQRVRLPWCWAALSLGILSLTLLLAQIILVSLSFQYLVQQQTSCTDGLWRIEESPSYGKQTLGGQCQFCPVGWLWDAGQCYYFSSARKSWEQSREDCCSRGAQLVTIQANSTLAFLVRTANMDAFHVGLKQDGFRSDWKWLDGTTLEWIFPVQRYTRSFQACGRVSGLGLLGGACTDALRWVCKQSAATVQWLQSSPPAFVWGNTTYSCVRP; this is translated from the exons ATGGACGAGGGTGTCATGTACGCCGACCTGCGCTTTCCCCCCACACCAG CCTCTCAGCAGCGAGTGCGCCTGCCCTGGTGCTGGGCAGCCCTCAGCCTGGGTATCCTCTCCCtgacactgctgctggcacagatcATCCTTGTCAGCCTGAGTTTCCAGT ATTTAGTGCAACAACAGACAAGCTGCACAGACGGTCTCTGGAGAATAGAGGAGAGCCCCAGCTATGGGAAACAGACACTGGGAG ggcagtgccagTTTTGCCCGGTTGGCTGGCTCTGGGATGCGGGGCAGTGCTACTACTTCTCCTCTGCCAGAaagagctgggagcagagcagagaggactGCTGCTCCAGAGGGGCACAGCTGGTCACCATCCAAGCCAACAGCACCCTG GCGTTCCTGGTGCGCACAGCTAACATGGACGCCTTCCACGTGGGGCTGAAGCAGGATGGCTTCAGGTCTGACTGGAAGTGGCTGGATGGCACTACGCTGGAATG GATCTTCCCAGTCCAGCGCTACACCAGGTCCTTCCAGGCTTGTGGCAGGGTGTCAGGCTTGGGACTTTTAGGTGGTGCCTGCACAGACGCCCTCAGATGGGTCTGCAAGCAGAGTGCAGCCACCGTGCAGTGGCTCCAGTCCTCGCCTCCTGCCTTCGTCTGGGGAAACACCACCTACAGCTGTGTGAGGCCCTGA
- the LOC134432057 gene encoding killer cell lectin-like receptor subfamily G member 1 isoform X1 gives MDEGVMYADLRFPPTPDLVQQQTSCTDGLWRIEESPSYGKQTLGGQCQFCPVGWLWDAGQCYYFSSARKSWEQSREDCCSRGAQLVTIQANSTLAFLVRTANMDAFHVGLKQDGFRSDWKWLDGTTLEWIFPVQRYTRSFQACGRVSGLGLLGGACTDALRWVCKQSAATVQWLQSSPPAFVWGNTTYSCVRP, from the exons ATGGACGAGGGTGTCATGTACGCCGACCTGCGCTTTCCCCCCACACCAG ATTTAGTGCAACAACAGACAAGCTGCACAGACGGTCTCTGGAGAATAGAGGAGAGCCCCAGCTATGGGAAACAGACACTGGGAG ggcagtgccagTTTTGCCCGGTTGGCTGGCTCTGGGATGCGGGGCAGTGCTACTACTTCTCCTCTGCCAGAaagagctgggagcagagcagagaggactGCTGCTCCAGAGGGGCACAGCTGGTCACCATCCAAGCCAACAGCACCCTG GCGTTCCTGGTGCGCACAGCTAACATGGACGCCTTCCACGTGGGGCTGAAGCAGGATGGCTTCAGGTCTGACTGGAAGTGGCTGGATGGCACTACGCTGGAATG GATCTTCCCAGTCCAGCGCTACACCAGGTCCTTCCAGGCTTGTGGCAGGGTGTCAGGCTTGGGACTTTTAGGTGGTGCCTGCACAGACGCCCTCAGATGGGTCTGCAAGCAGAGTGCAGCCACCGTGCAGTGGCTCCAGTCCTCGCCTCCTGCCTTCGTCTGGGGAAACACCACCTACAGCTGTGTGAGGCCCTGA